The sequence below is a genomic window from Dictyostelium discoideum AX4 chromosome 5 chromosome, whole genome shotgun sequence.
gattatttctattattattattttttttttacaacaatattattactattattattattttttttttttttttttcttttttttttcaaaaaattaatgcaCTCATTTAAATAACTCATAAACTAATCTatataaaacttttaatttgtaTTAGTATGGTTTccttatttaatatttattaggTTCAAGCCTCCTTTTAAAAATGGGCATTCTTGGttccaaatatttttatattgggcaccaaaaatattaatatagtTTTTTACTAGTGTTTGTGTTTTTTGGTAGAATGGGTGCACATACCTCAAAAACAATTGTAGGATACATTGTTGtgttttcaaaaaaacatttatgtGAGTAAAACATCAAACATCAACTTCACTTTCACCatacttcttttttttctttcactTTCCATCTTCTATCTTTAATGCATCATTACTgctaaaatattatatataatatacaattaaaatcTGATTGGTCTTTATTATAGAAATGgtagtgaaaataaaaaaataaaaaataaaaaaaagataaaaaatctttccaacacaaatttttttttttttttggtcgCTCCCATATAAATTCCAAaacaccttttttttaacacctaaatttttattattcacaaattttaaatagtttgtcattatttttaccattaaaaaatcaattaaagtttttttatttttatttttgttattgaggtaatatctttaaaattcaTATCtacatttattttgaatCGTAATAATATTTTGTGGCGATTAAaatggaattaaaaaaagaaaaaaaattaaaaaaaaagaaaaaaataaaaaaataaaaaattcttatatctagatattttttttaattttttttttaattttttttttttttttttttttttttttttttgtatttttttaaaatatatcacaattttatttttaattttttttttttttttttttttttattttccaaatcaaaacacaacaaaaaaaatgatggaaaataataataataataataataataataataataataataataaaaaatgttcacttcatccaaataaaaaattaaaatatttatgttTGGGTTGTAAATTAATTCCATGTTGTATTATATGTACATCAAGTAAAGGTGAACATCATGGTCATAAAACTGAACCATTAGAATTTGTAACAAcatcaaatattatttcattagttaatgattttaaagataatataTATCAAAAAGTAATTGAAAGAATAGATAGCAATCAAACTatattaaatgaatcaactgataaattcaatgaaattcaatcacaatttcatattaataatgattcattaaataaagaatttaaaaaaattcatgATATCATTTCAATCATAGAattagatattaaaaaacaattaattacaacctatgaaaataatacatTAATAAATACAGAATTAACTTCTTCAATAAATCATGATAATCAAATACTAtcagaaataataaataataatgaaaatgataataataacaattataGCACAaccattgaaaaattaaatcaaattattcaaaataacAATCAACAACtttatgataatgattttaataatgatgcagatttaattaaaataattaaacaatatcaacaatcattaataattttaaataataataatgatatcaataattcaaataaattaaaagaatacaacaatcaatcaattaattataatcaaCGAATAATTGgagaaattaaagataaatcaaaattaatttacacattaaataataataataataataataataataataataataataataataataataataataataataataatatttttattaataataaaagatatgAAATAAgaatgaatgaaaaaaataatgaattttttaaatgtaagctttatttattaatttattgtttttgtaaaTGATATTCACATTATTCTGACTGTGGGACCCAAATTTAGACGATGATTTTGGAaagttttatatttatacaGATAAggaatcttttaaatttaaaaataaacttggTGTGGCATTTAAAGATGATTgtaatattttatcaaaattagaACAAAACCAACTACCATCAAGTGTAATGTTATTAGATGGATTCAACCAGAAATTAATACAAAATATATTACCAGAAGGTATTTTATCCTTGTATTTAGGTGATataaaacaagaattaattattgactcaattcctaatactgtAACAACTGTTGTTTTATGTAATggtttcaatcaaaaattaaccaaaGGTATAATACCAGAAAGTGTTAAAGAGTTGTATATAGGTAATttaaaacaagaattaattattgattcaattcctaatactgtAACAACTGTTGGTTTATGTgatggattcaatcaaaaattaaccaaaGGTATAATACCAGAAAGTGTTAAAGAGTTACGTTTAGCTGATataaaacaagaattaataattaattcaattcctaatactgtAACAACCGTTGGTTTATGTGATggtttcaatcaaaaattaaccaaaGGTATAATACCAGAAGGTGTTAAAGTGTTACGTTTAGGTGATataaaacaagaattaataattgattcaattcctaatactgtAACAACTGTTGTTTTATGTaatggattcaatcaaaaattaaccaaaGGTATAATACCAGAAGGTGTTAAAGAGTTGCATATATGTGATataaaacaagaattaattattgattcaattcctaatactgtAACAACTGTTGTTTTATATgatggattcaatcaaaaattaaccaaaGGTATAATACCAGAAGGTGTTAAAGTGTTGCATATATGTGATataaaacaagaattaattattgattcaattcctaatactgtAACAACTGTTATTTTATGTgatggattcaatcaaaaattaaccaaaGGTATTATACCTGAAGGTGTTAAAGAGTTGTATATATGTGATataaaacaagaattaataattgattcaattcctaatactgtAACAACCGTTGGTTTAAGTgatggattcaatcaaaaattaaccaaaGGTATAATACCAGAAGGTGTTAAAGAGTTACTTTTAAGTGATataaaacaagaattaattattgattcaattcctaatactgtAACAACTGTTGGTTTATATgatggattcaatcaaaaattaaccaaaGGTATAATACCAGAAGGTGTTAAAGAGTTAGAGTTAGGTGATataaaacaagaattaattattgattcaattcctaatactgtAACAACTGTTACTTTATGTaatggattcaatcaaaaattaac
It includes:
- a CDS encoding B-box zinc finger-containing protein, producing the protein MMENNNNNNNNNNNNNNKKCSLHPNKKLKYLCLGCKLIPCCIICTSSKGEHHGHKTEPLEFVTTSNIISLVNDFKDNIYQKVIERIDSNQTILNESTDKFNEIQSQFHINNDSLNKEFKKIHDIISIIELDIKKQLITTYENNTLINTELTSSINHDNQILSEIINNNENDNNNNYSTTIEKLNQIIQNNNQQLYDNDFNNDADLIKIIKQYQQSLIILNNNNDINNSNKLKEYNNQSINYNQRIIGEIKDKSKLIYTLNNNNNNNNNNNNNNNNNNNNNNNIFINNKRYEIRMNEKNNEFFKYKESFKFKNKLGVAFKDDCNILSKLEQNQLPSSVMLLDGFNQKLIQNILPEGILSLYLGDIKQELIIDSIPNTVTTVVLCNGFNQKLTKGIIPESVKELYIGNLKQELIIDSIPNTVTTVGLCDGFNQKLTKGIIPESVKELRLADIKQELIINSIPNTVTTVGLCDGFNQKLTKGIIPEGVKVLRLGDIKQELIIDSIPNTVTTVVLCNGFNQKLTKGIIPEGVKELHICDIKQELIIDSIPNTVTTVVLYDGFNQKLTKGIIPEGVKVLHICDIKQELIIDSIPNTVTTVILCDGFNQKLTKGIIPEGVKELYICDIKQELIIDSIPNTVTTVGLSDGFNQKLTKGIIPEGVKELLLSDIKQELIIDSIPNTVTTVGLYDGFNQKLTKGIIPEGVKELELGDIKQELIIDSIPNTVTTVTLCNGFNQKLTKGIIPEGVKELHIFDIKQELIIDSIPNTVTTVFLCDGFNQKLTKGIIPESVKELRLGDIKQELIIGSIPNTVTAVGLYDGFNQKLTKGIIPEGVKELRLGKIKQELTIDSIPNTVTTVGLLDGFNQKLTKSIIPEGVKELYIGDIKQELIIGSIPNTVTTVGLYDGFNQKLTKGIIPESVKLLRLGDIKQELIIGSIPNTVTTVTF